One genomic segment of Photobacterium sp. DA100 includes these proteins:
- a CDS encoding recombinase family protein: MASTIRVYLRASTTEQDATRGKTAVSEFLEGFCKPASKVEHYVENVSGATLDRPELNRLIADSNKGDVLVVEQIDRLTRLSAHDWKALKRTIEDTGLNIVSIDLPTSHLILNQGHSISLVGDILSHVNTLLLEILATSARKDYEDRRRRQAEGIEKAKAEGKFRGKQRSQKTIQACQAAMADIEKGLSKEKAAKANGIGVATLYRYIRDTKSCLITCS, encoded by the coding sequence ATGGCATCAACAATACGTGTATACCTACGAGCTTCTACTACTGAGCAAGATGCAACTCGTGGTAAAACTGCTGTGAGTGAGTTTCTTGAAGGGTTCTGTAAACCAGCTAGTAAGGTGGAGCACTACGTAGAAAACGTCTCAGGAGCTACGTTAGATCGCCCAGAGCTGAATCGTTTAATTGCTGATAGTAACAAAGGTGATGTGCTGGTGGTTGAACAGATTGACCGCTTAACTCGACTATCTGCTCATGACTGGAAAGCCTTGAAACGCACTATAGAAGACACGGGACTAAACATCGTTAGTATTGATCTACCGACTTCACACCTGATTCTTAATCAAGGCCATTCTATAAGTTTAGTTGGTGATATTTTGTCGCATGTGAATACACTTCTGCTTGAAATCTTAGCGACGTCTGCTCGTAAGGACTATGAGGATCGTCGTAGGCGTCAGGCTGAAGGGATTGAAAAGGCAAAGGCTGAAGGTAAGTTCAGAGGTAAGCAACGCTCTCAGAAGACCATACAGGCGTGTCAGGCTGCAATGGCTGATATCGAGAAGGGGTTATCAAAAGAGAAGGCTGCCAAGGCTAACGGCATTGGGGTTGCTACGCTTTATCGTTATATACGAGATACAAAGAGCTGCCTCATTACCTGTTCATGA
- a CDS encoding helix-turn-helix transcriptional regulator, which translates to MNIVGRKVREIRMQKGLTQEQLAAKCGVIGFDISRGTLAKIESATRQVLDIEVQQLAKALDVSESDLFV; encoded by the coding sequence TTGAATATCGTTGGTAGAAAGGTACGTGAGATCAGAATGCAAAAAGGACTCACACAGGAGCAACTTGCAGCTAAGTGTGGTGTTATTGGGTTTGATATCAGCCGTGGAACTTTAGCGAAGATTGAGTCAGCAACACGGCAAGTCCTTGATATAGAAGTGCAGCAACTGGCGAAAGCTTTAGATGTAAGTGAATCTGACTTATTCGTTTAA
- the dcuC gene encoding C4-dicarboxylate transporter DcuC: protein MFVPLLSLPIIIGAGYLIVKKYNTQAALFAAGLLMTLIGVAAGNTDFLPSGTNSSGAIVFDFFLVIKALSSSTVANLGLIIMSVAGFSSYMNHIGAANAMVQVSTKPLSLIKSPYVVLALTYVLGQIINIFIPSAVGLAMLLLVAMYPVLVRIGCTPASTAAVLATTACLDLGPASGNSLKAAEVIGIDAATYFVNHQIVVAPVVMAVIAVLHFFCQRWFDKKDAENGVTHELKEVEQDTVDAPKWFAILPILPLLMLLTFSNFAISWIKVDVVTAMFTSLFIAMVCDFIVNRDGKQVAASLKVFLDGMGKAFASVVSLIIAAQTFVVGLSTIGFISMLLGATSTAGLGYLPMIIVMVSIIGATALLSGSGNAPFFSFSDLAPQIASTLGVSTAAFALPMQLSSGIFRSFSPVAGVVIACAGVAGISPIELVKRTAIPMMGGLVALVAMSAMLG, encoded by the coding sequence ATGTTCGTCCCATTGCTATCGCTACCTATCATTATTGGTGCGGGTTATTTGATTGTTAAAAAATACAATACTCAAGCCGCGCTGTTTGCAGCTGGCCTACTAATGACCCTGATCGGCGTTGCTGCCGGCAATACCGATTTTCTGCCTTCTGGTACCAATTCATCTGGTGCCATTGTTTTCGACTTTTTCCTTGTTATTAAGGCACTTTCTTCATCCACGGTTGCCAACCTTGGTTTGATCATTATGAGTGTGGCTGGTTTCTCTAGCTACATGAACCATATCGGTGCTGCCAATGCCATGGTACAGGTTTCAACTAAACCGCTATCATTGATAAAGAGCCCATACGTCGTACTTGCTCTGACTTACGTACTTGGCCAGATCATCAACATCTTCATTCCTTCTGCTGTTGGCCTGGCCATGTTGCTGCTTGTTGCTATGTATCCAGTACTTGTGCGAATCGGCTGTACCCCAGCATCTACTGCGGCGGTATTGGCAACCACAGCGTGCTTGGACCTTGGTCCAGCTTCAGGTAACTCGCTAAAAGCAGCGGAAGTTATCGGCATCGATGCCGCCACTTATTTCGTTAACCACCAGATCGTTGTGGCACCCGTGGTCATGGCTGTCATCGCCGTGCTTCATTTCTTCTGTCAGCGCTGGTTCGACAAGAAAGATGCGGAAAACGGTGTGACCCATGAACTGAAAGAAGTCGAGCAAGACACCGTCGACGCGCCGAAATGGTTTGCTATTCTTCCTATCCTACCGCTATTGATGCTGCTAACATTCAGTAACTTCGCTATCTCGTGGATTAAAGTCGATGTCGTTACCGCAATGTTCACCAGCTTGTTCATCGCGATGGTATGTGACTTCATCGTTAACCGTGACGGTAAACAAGTTGCCGCGTCACTGAAAGTATTTCTCGATGGGATGGGCAAAGCATTCGCCAGCGTCGTATCGCTAATCATCGCAGCCCAAACCTTCGTAGTTGGTTTGAGCACCATTGGTTTCATCAGCATGCTGCTAGGCGCGACATCCACTGCCGGTCTGGGCTACCTACCGATGATTATCGTTATGGTGAGCATCATTGGCGCAACAGCCCTACTGTCAGGCTCGGGCAACGCACCATTCTTCAGCTTCTCTGATCTGGCGCCGCAAATTGCCTCTACACTTGGCGTTTCCACGGCCGCATTTGCTCTGCCAATGCAGCTGTCTTCAGGCATCTTCCGTTCGTTCTCACCGGTTGCCGGTGTAGTCATCGCTTGTGCCGGTGTTGCTGGTATCTCGCCGATTGAGCTGGTAAAACGCACCGCCATTCCAATGATGGGCGGCTTGGTTGCCCTCGTTGCAATGAGTGCTATGCTGGGCTAA
- a CDS encoding restriction endonuclease subunit S, producing the protein MIEQILKNAPDSWEVVELNEVGVINPKIEKSLYEDDKVCSFVPMPAVEAESGRIDVTETRLFNQVKKGFTPFFERDVLFAKITPCMENGKVAVVPKLIGDLGFGSTEFHVVRPYSCISESYLFYYLVSQIFRYEAERNMTGAVGQRRVPAPWLSSVKIPLPPQKEQQRIVEKLEELFSELDSGIESLRKAKKQLTSYRQALLKQAFEGKLTAQWREDNSDKLESPDDILERLKRERDERYQQKLDEWEVTVNQWEQDGSKGKKPSKPRKPKAVTPFVDLPDFCQELPDSWFWDKLGHMTLAVEYGTSAKSSESGRVPVLRMGNIQNTKFDWDDLVFTSDEDEISKYTLNGGDVLFNRTNSPELVGKTAKYNGEREALFAGYLIRVNHFDNFVNSDYLNLFLNSYVSKRYGNTVKTDGVNQSNINGEKLSNYPFPYCSLAEQEQVIQILEEKISKIERSESEITMNLKKAELLRQSILKKAFSGKLVSQDTEDEPANELLKKIAIEKEELAEKEKAEKAAARKKKATAKKTVKS; encoded by the coding sequence TTGATTGAACAAATATTAAAAAATGCACCTGACTCTTGGGAAGTCGTAGAGCTAAATGAAGTCGGGGTAATTAATCCGAAGATTGAAAAGTCATTATACGAAGATGATAAGGTCTGTTCATTTGTTCCCATGCCAGCTGTAGAAGCTGAATCAGGTCGAATTGATGTCACCGAGACAAGACTCTTTAATCAGGTTAAGAAAGGATTTACGCCCTTTTTTGAAAGGGATGTATTATTCGCAAAAATCACACCGTGTATGGAAAATGGCAAGGTTGCAGTAGTACCTAAACTGATTGGAGATCTAGGTTTCGGATCCACAGAGTTTCATGTTGTCCGACCATATTCGTGTATTAGTGAAAGTTATCTCTTCTACTATTTGGTCTCTCAAATCTTCAGATATGAAGCCGAGCGAAATATGACAGGGGCAGTAGGTCAAAGACGTGTGCCTGCACCGTGGCTGTCATCTGTAAAAATTCCATTACCTCCACAAAAAGAGCAACAGCGAATTGTAGAGAAGCTAGAGGAACTATTCTCAGAGTTAGACAGTGGTATCGAGAGTCTAAGGAAGGCTAAAAAGCAACTAACTTCTTATAGGCAAGCACTCCTTAAACAAGCCTTTGAAGGAAAGCTAACTGCTCAGTGGCGTGAAGATAATTCAGATAAATTAGAGTCGCCAGATGATATTCTTGAAAGGTTAAAACGTGAGCGTGACGAACGTTATCAACAGAAACTTGATGAATGGGAAGTAACTGTAAATCAATGGGAACAAGATGGCTCAAAAGGAAAGAAACCATCTAAACCACGAAAACCTAAAGCGGTCACTCCATTTGTTGATTTACCTGATTTCTGTCAAGAGTTACCTGATAGCTGGTTCTGGGATAAGTTAGGGCATATGACTCTGGCTGTAGAGTACGGAACGTCAGCAAAGTCTTCTGAAAGTGGGAGAGTTCCTGTACTTCGAATGGGAAACATTCAGAACACGAAGTTCGATTGGGACGATCTTGTATTTACTTCTGATGAAGATGAAATATCAAAGTACACACTGAATGGTGGGGACGTTCTGTTTAATCGAACTAATAGCCCTGAGTTAGTCGGCAAAACTGCAAAATATAATGGTGAACGTGAAGCATTGTTTGCTGGTTATCTTATTCGTGTTAACCACTTTGATAATTTTGTAAATAGTGATTATCTGAATTTATTTTTGAACTCATACGTTAGTAAACGATACGGCAATACAGTTAAAACTGACGGAGTTAATCAGTCGAACATTAATGGAGAAAAGTTATCAAACTATCCATTTCCATATTGTTCATTGGCAGAGCAAGAACAAGTGATTCAGATTCTTGAAGAAAAAATCTCCAAGATTGAGCGAAGCGAATCAGAGATTACTATGAATCTCAAAAAAGCGGAGCTCCTTCGTCAGTCAATTCTCAAGAAGGCATTTTCTGGCAAGCTTGTTTCTCAAGATACAGAAGATGAGCCAGCAAATGAGTTACTAAAGAAAATCGCAATAGAAAAAGAAGAGCTGGCTGAGAAAGAGAAAGCAGAAAAAGCTGCCGCACGTAAGAAAAAAGCGACTGCTAAGAAGACAGTAAAATCATAA
- a CDS encoding peptidoglycan-binding protein produces MSLKPCRECDHPVSTEAKTCPNCGVKDPVLKFSDIVIGLAVLGAIVYYGGGFLLGLLFDSDKSHEEATVSYATEERVQIVRNFQREQGLSVDGIIGNQTCNATRNHSDIQGINYILDECQKRQSSAGTAPPAQTRNVHKVDVLDVAFYPHWAGHESEIIAWVNATAPQGCELGQYDIGQTDNLLWLSCDGVSYRQFFDKVVKGDTGQIQALSSDAAWLDCRERLTQHVTSRGWSRPRYSVLNNATLEQSTHRADSITVQVGGRTTNAINREVVALGFCTYEGTQLVDFTVREE; encoded by the coding sequence ATGTCACTTAAACCTTGTCGTGAATGCGATCACCCAGTATCTACTGAGGCGAAAACTTGCCCAAACTGCGGTGTGAAAGATCCTGTATTGAAGTTCTCTGATATCGTCATAGGACTAGCTGTACTAGGCGCAATTGTTTATTACGGCGGTGGATTCTTGCTTGGACTGTTGTTTGATAGCGATAAGAGTCACGAAGAAGCTACCGTTAGTTACGCAACGGAAGAGAGGGTACAGATAGTCAGAAACTTCCAGAGAGAGCAGGGGCTGAGTGTTGACGGTATCATTGGAAACCAGACGTGTAACGCAACACGCAATCACTCTGATATCCAAGGGATCAATTACATCCTTGATGAGTGTCAAAAGAGACAGAGTAGCGCTGGAACAGCTCCACCAGCTCAAACTAGGAACGTACATAAAGTGGATGTCTTAGACGTAGCGTTTTACCCACACTGGGCAGGTCATGAGAGTGAAATCATTGCTTGGGTTAATGCGACTGCACCGCAAGGCTGTGAGTTAGGCCAATATGATATCGGTCAGACAGATAATCTACTTTGGCTATCATGTGACGGTGTAAGCTATCGTCAGTTCTTCGATAAGGTTGTGAAGGGTGATACAGGGCAAATTCAAGCCTTATCTAGTGATGCTGCATGGTTGGATTGTCGTGAACGTTTAACGCAGCATGTTACAAGCCGTGGCTGGTCACGCCCTCGTTACAGTGTCCTAAATAACGCCACACTTGAGCAGTCTACTCATCGAGCTGACAGTATCACTGTACAGGTAGGTGGTCGAACGACAAATGCCATTAACCGAGAAGTTGTAGCGCTTGGTTTCTGTACCTATGAAGGGACACAGCTTGTTGACTTTACCGTTAGGGAAGAGTGA
- a CDS encoding recombinase family protein codes for MVRKSSLMAAFLLLDRHHYWNSTLISTANITMKAALLQLTKSFNTITLASFQIGTDMPHAIPYIRFSSSIQQKGSSLERQQKLINEYLKKHPEVELSSLQYQDLGLSGYKGKHLENDLGKLLEAIEAGHIKAGDYILVEAMDRLGRLPELEMISLLHSILKHDVKIITLQDGQEYSTDAISTNGGLLYLLAGKVQMSHQHSKQLSERVSAAWAKKRKEAEAGKGVKRKAPWWLSWNEETERYDLLTDEDKQLLNDVFKWYLSGLGERRILARLREVNPDKFGTTDPATVKRWLRNKTAIGYWNDIPDAYPAAIEEHLFYQTQEELARRADGKSQSPRSGHFLCGLVKCGCCGGNFSMRTNKHSRDAMLCSVANKRKDKCTNGKTIPVQVLDYVRYETFAEAVQQIQDNSQSQEAEQELTVVKGQITELEDRIDNLIELVASGSKRTQKIVNKLEAELEELQGKESDLLLELRNPAETSYADALITGSEMLDDPELLNELLRKVGYHLSVNGNKITYKDKVWEYVKWSRKNDCYHMNEWTIEGDLVSKFTLDVIRGWTPEEVELWKPRESIETNYYVLDLSRGEKVKVSPDDNAELIDALRAIDNAVADSVKP; via the coding sequence ATGGTGAGAAAGTCGTCTTTAATGGCGGCTTTTTTATTGCTTGATAGACATCATTATTGGAACAGTACATTGATTTCAACAGCTAATATCACAATGAAAGCAGCGCTGTTGCAATTAACTAAATCGTTCAATACTATCACTTTAGCCTCTTTTCAGATTGGAACTGACATGCCGCACGCCATACCCTACATCCGTTTTAGCTCTTCCATCCAACAAAAGGGTTCATCCCTAGAACGTCAGCAAAAACTGATTAACGAATACCTTAAAAAACACCCAGAAGTCGAACTGAGCAGCCTTCAGTACCAAGACTTAGGTTTGTCCGGTTACAAGGGTAAACATTTAGAGAACGATCTAGGGAAGCTCCTAGAGGCTATCGAAGCCGGGCACATCAAAGCAGGTGATTACATCCTTGTAGAGGCTATGGACAGGCTAGGGCGTTTACCTGAGCTAGAGATGATATCGCTGCTACACAGTATCCTGAAACATGACGTGAAGATCATTACGCTACAGGATGGGCAAGAGTACAGTACCGACGCTATATCAACTAATGGCGGTCTGCTTTACTTGCTGGCTGGTAAAGTCCAAATGTCTCACCAACATTCGAAGCAACTATCTGAGCGTGTAAGTGCCGCTTGGGCGAAGAAACGTAAAGAAGCTGAGGCTGGTAAAGGGGTAAAACGAAAAGCGCCTTGGTGGCTTTCCTGGAATGAAGAAACTGAACGCTATGACCTCCTCACTGATGAAGATAAGCAACTTCTGAACGATGTGTTCAAATGGTATTTGTCAGGACTTGGGGAAAGGAGAATCCTTGCAAGATTACGTGAAGTAAACCCTGATAAGTTCGGAACGACAGACCCCGCTACAGTCAAACGTTGGCTTCGTAACAAGACAGCTATTGGCTACTGGAACGATATACCTGACGCTTACCCAGCAGCGATAGAAGAGCACCTCTTCTACCAGACACAAGAAGAACTGGCTAGAAGGGCAGATGGTAAGTCTCAATCACCGCGCTCAGGGCATTTCTTGTGTGGTCTTGTTAAGTGTGGTTGCTGTGGCGGTAACTTCTCAATGAGGACCAATAAGCATTCACGTGACGCTATGCTGTGTAGTGTGGCTAACAAGAGAAAGGATAAGTGCACGAACGGTAAAACGATACCTGTACAGGTGTTAGACTATGTCCGTTATGAGACGTTTGCTGAGGCTGTACAGCAGATTCAAGACAATTCACAGAGTCAGGAAGCTGAACAAGAACTAACAGTTGTTAAAGGTCAAATCACGGAGCTCGAAGATCGTATAGATAATCTCATCGAACTTGTTGCTAGTGGCTCGAAACGAACACAGAAGATCGTTAACAAGTTGGAAGCTGAACTGGAAGAGCTTCAAGGGAAAGAGTCTGATTTACTCCTAGAGCTTAGAAACCCAGCTGAAACCTCCTACGCTGATGCACTCATCACAGGCAGTGAGATGCTTGATGATCCTGAATTGTTAAACGAGCTATTGAGAAAGGTTGGCTACCACTTATCGGTGAATGGTAACAAGATCACTTACAAAGATAAGGTTTGGGAGTACGTTAAATGGTCTCGAAAGAACGATTGTTACCACATGAATGAGTGGACGATTGAAGGAGACTTGGTTTCTAAGTTTACGCTTGATGTCATTCGTGGGTGGACTCCTGAAGAAGTAGAATTGTGGAAGCCACGAGAGTCAATTGAGACCAACTACTATGTACTAGATCTGAGTCGTGGGGAGAAAGTCAAAGTATCTCCTGATGACAATGCTGAATTGATTGATGCGTTACGGGCAATCGACAATGCTGTAGCTGATAGTGTGAAGCCCTAG
- a CDS encoding type I restriction-modification enzyme R subunit C-terminal domain-containing protein produces MVNQNAEQIARDNIDEMLRAAGWAVQDKGKLNFSEGIGQAIREYQTDVGPADYVLFVDKKAVGVIEAKREEAGEKITTVETQTEGYANAKLKWVNNSEPLPFLYESTGILTRFTDARDPKPRSREVFNFHRPETLLEWVEQGNSLRARLQDIPPLNPSNLPAKELGLRDCQEVAITNLEDSLKKNRPRALIQMATGAGKTYTAITSMYRILKHAKGKRILFLVDTKNLGEQAEQEMLNFTPSDDTRKFTELHVVQRLKSKYVPKDAEVCISTIQRMYSILKDEELDEALEEQNPAEQLTKPKEPVPVAYNPKVPIEHFDFIFIDECHRSIYNLWQQVLDYFDGFLIGLTATPDNRTFGFFKQNVVSDYDHEKAVADGVNVGNEVFTIQTKITKEGEKLRAKQQVEHRERVTRKKRWEQQDEDEAYTAKQLDKDIVNPSQIRTVLTTFRDSLPQIFPNREEVPKTLIFAKTDSHADDIIQMVREVFDEGNDFCKKITYRVKKDKTDAEGNVVEKGEDPKSVLSQFRMGYNPRIAVTVDMIATGTDVKPLECLVFMRDVKSRNYFEQMKGRGTRTLELDELKKVTPSATTAKTHYVIVDAIGVTKSLKTASQPLITKPSVPLKDLAMGVMMGASDTDSVSSLAGRLARLNKQLDSQEHKRIEALTDGVPITQIVKGLFDAIDGDKVEERARIIAGQHGDMDPGEENRAKAQAEMVSQVANVFNGELIELIDTIRREKDQKIDHENLDEVLVADWEKASEEQAKELAVEFGEYLEANKDEITALEIFYDQPHRRREITYSMIKEVLEKLKSDKPKLAPLNVWQAYEQLDDVKSSKPIGELTALVALIRRVVGIDDKISNFDETVSKNFQRWVMKRHSGSNPKFTNEQMDWLRMIRDHFTTSFHFEIDDLDSTPFDGEGGLGMMYELFGDEMNNIIDELNSELVA; encoded by the coding sequence ATGGTCAATCAAAATGCAGAACAAATCGCGCGTGATAACATTGATGAAATGTTAAGAGCTGCTGGATGGGCAGTTCAAGACAAAGGCAAACTCAATTTCAGTGAAGGTATCGGTCAAGCTATTCGCGAGTATCAGACTGATGTAGGTCCAGCCGATTATGTTCTGTTTGTTGATAAGAAAGCTGTTGGTGTTATTGAAGCCAAACGAGAAGAAGCTGGTGAAAAGATAACGACAGTTGAAACGCAAACTGAAGGCTATGCAAATGCTAAATTGAAGTGGGTTAACAATAGTGAACCATTACCATTTCTTTATGAGAGTACTGGTATTCTTACTCGTTTCACTGATGCCCGTGATCCTAAACCAAGATCTCGTGAAGTCTTCAACTTTCACCGACCAGAGACCTTATTGGAATGGGTTGAACAAGGCAATTCGTTACGTGCTCGCTTACAAGATATCCCACCATTAAACCCAAGCAACCTGCCTGCTAAAGAGCTTGGATTACGTGATTGTCAGGAAGTAGCAATCACTAACCTTGAAGATTCATTGAAGAAAAATAGACCTCGTGCTTTGATTCAAATGGCTACTGGTGCAGGTAAGACGTACACGGCCATCACCTCGATGTATCGCATCTTAAAGCATGCAAAAGGCAAACGTATCTTATTCCTTGTGGATACTAAAAACTTGGGTGAGCAAGCCGAACAAGAAATGCTGAATTTCACGCCTAGTGATGATACCCGCAAGTTCACAGAGCTTCATGTTGTTCAGCGATTGAAATCGAAGTATGTCCCTAAAGATGCTGAAGTATGTATCAGCACAATCCAACGTATGTACTCAATTCTTAAAGATGAAGAGTTAGATGAAGCTCTTGAAGAACAAAACCCAGCAGAGCAGCTCACTAAACCTAAAGAGCCAGTGCCTGTAGCATACAACCCTAAAGTGCCAATTGAGCATTTTGACTTCATCTTTATCGATGAGTGTCACCGTTCAATCTACAACCTTTGGCAACAAGTATTAGATTACTTTGATGGATTCCTTATCGGTCTGACAGCTACTCCTGATAATCGAACATTTGGTTTCTTTAAACAAAATGTGGTTAGTGATTATGACCATGAAAAAGCAGTGGCTGATGGTGTAAACGTGGGTAACGAAGTCTTCACGATCCAAACCAAAATCACTAAAGAGGGGGAGAAGTTACGAGCCAAACAGCAAGTTGAGCATCGTGAACGTGTTACGAGGAAGAAGCGCTGGGAACAGCAAGATGAAGACGAAGCATATACAGCGAAGCAGTTAGATAAGGATATTGTCAACCCAAGTCAGATACGAACTGTGCTAACTACTTTCAGGGATAGTTTACCGCAAATCTTCCCTAACCGTGAAGAAGTGCCGAAGACACTTATCTTTGCGAAGACGGATAGCCACGCAGATGACATCATTCAGATGGTTCGTGAAGTCTTTGATGAAGGCAATGATTTCTGTAAGAAGATCACGTATCGAGTGAAGAAAGATAAAACAGATGCAGAAGGAAACGTAGTTGAGAAAGGTGAAGATCCGAAGTCTGTGCTTTCTCAATTCCGCATGGGCTACAACCCTCGTATTGCTGTTACTGTGGATATGATTGCAACTGGTACAGATGTTAAGCCTCTTGAGTGTCTTGTATTCATGCGTGATGTGAAGAGTCGTAACTATTTCGAACAAATGAAAGGGCGCGGTACACGAACTCTTGAATTAGATGAACTGAAGAAGGTGACACCATCAGCAACTACGGCTAAGACGCACTATGTAATTGTTGATGCGATTGGTGTTACTAAGTCTCTGAAAACTGCAAGCCAACCACTAATTACGAAACCATCAGTTCCATTAAAAGATCTAGCAATGGGAGTTATGATGGGTGCTAGTGACACTGACTCAGTTAGTTCGTTAGCAGGACGATTAGCTCGCTTGAATAAGCAATTGGATTCTCAGGAACATAAGCGCATCGAAGCCTTAACAGATGGTGTACCTATCACTCAGATTGTTAAAGGGCTCTTTGATGCTATTGATGGTGATAAAGTTGAAGAACGAGCACGTATCATTGCAGGCCAGCATGGTGATATGGATCCTGGAGAAGAAAATAGAGCGAAAGCACAAGCTGAAATGGTTAGTCAGGTAGCGAACGTTTTCAATGGTGAATTGATTGAACTAATTGATACGATTCGTAGAGAAAAAGACCAGAAAATTGACCATGAAAATTTAGATGAAGTGCTGGTTGCCGATTGGGAGAAAGCTTCAGAGGAACAAGCAAAAGAACTTGCTGTTGAGTTTGGTGAGTACCTAGAAGCTAACAAAGATGAAATAACAGCGTTAGAGATTTTCTATGATCAGCCTCATCGCCGCAGAGAGATTACGTACAGCATGATTAAAGAAGTGCTGGAGAAGTTGAAGTCAGATAAGCCCAAACTGGCTCCTTTGAACGTTTGGCAAGCATATGAACAACTTGATGATGTAAAAAGCAGCAAACCAATTGGTGAATTGACCGCTTTGGTCGCTTTGATTCGTCGTGTGGTAGGGATTGATGATAAAATCTCGAACTTTGATGAAACAGTTAGCAAAAACTTCCAGCGTTGGGTAATGAAACGTCACTCTGGAAGTAATCCGAAGTTTACAAATGAGCAGATGGACTGGTTACGTATGATTCGTGATCACTTCACTACATCGTTCCACTTTGAAATTGATGACTTAGATAGCACACCGTTTGATGGTGAGGGCGGTCTTGGAATGATGTATGAGCTCTTTGGAGATGAAATGAACAATATTATTGATGAATTGAATAGTGAGTTAGTGGCTTGA
- a CDS encoding class I SAM-dependent DNA methyltransferase, with the protein MNTQSIISKVWSFCTTLRDDGVGYGDYLTQITYLIFLKMADEYSKPPYNRDVGVPEEYNWKSIKSESGAALEVQYVSVLRELGQQQGMLGQIFTKAQNQIQDPAKLKRLIDMIDGEKWVMLGADVKGNIYEGLLERNAEDTKSGAGQYFTPRALISTMVKCMKPQPKQTIADPACGTGGFFLSAYDYLTDKNNYQLDKEDKAFLKNETFFGNEIVANTRRLCLMNMFLHNIGEIDGKSLVSGDDALIAQPSKTVDMVLANPPFGKKSSMTFTNEEGEQETDDLTYNRQDFWATTSNKQVNFVQHIRSMLKTTGRAAVVLPDNVLFEGGAGETVRKKLMESTELHTILRLPTGIFYANGVKANVLFFDNKPAQKDAWTKDIWIYDYRTNVHHTLKKKPMTMDHLEDFVKCYNPDNRYDRTETWNEETNPDGRWRKYTHEDVLARDKTSLDIFWLKDKSLTDLENLPEPDELAEEIIENMEAGLDSFRQVLSALK; encoded by the coding sequence ATGAACACACAAAGTATTATTTCTAAGGTTTGGAGTTTTTGTACAACGTTACGTGATGATGGTGTTGGCTATGGTGACTACCTAACTCAGATCACATACCTTATCTTCCTCAAAATGGCAGATGAATACAGTAAGCCACCATACAACCGTGATGTTGGTGTACCAGAAGAGTACAACTGGAAGAGCATTAAGTCAGAATCAGGTGCAGCGCTAGAAGTTCAGTATGTATCTGTTCTACGTGAACTTGGTCAGCAGCAAGGTATGCTTGGTCAAATCTTTACTAAAGCACAAAACCAGATTCAAGATCCTGCGAAACTAAAACGTCTTATCGATATGATTGATGGTGAGAAGTGGGTAATGCTTGGTGCAGATGTTAAGGGTAACATCTATGAAGGTTTGCTTGAGCGAAACGCTGAAGATACTAAGTCTGGCGCAGGTCAATACTTTACTCCTCGTGCACTAATTTCAACGATGGTTAAGTGTATGAAGCCTCAGCCAAAGCAGACTATAGCTGACCCTGCTTGTGGTACAGGTGGTTTCTTCTTATCGGCTTATGATTACCTAACAGACAAAAACAACTATCAATTGGACAAAGAAGATAAGGCATTTTTGAAGAATGAGACTTTCTTCGGAAATGAGATTGTTGCGAATACTCGTCGTCTATGTCTGATGAACATGTTCTTACACAACATCGGTGAGATAGATGGTAAAAGCCTAGTAAGTGGTGATGATGCATTGATTGCTCAACCATCGAAAACGGTAGATATGGTTCTTGCCAACCCTCCATTTGGTAAGAAGAGCAGTATGACATTCACCAATGAAGAGGGTGAACAGGAGACTGATGATCTTACATATAATCGTCAAGACTTCTGGGCTACGACATCGAACAAACAAGTTAACTTCGTTCAGCATATCCGTAGTATGTTGAAAACGACAGGTCGAGCGGCAGTTGTACTTCCAGATAACGTATTGTTTGAAGGTGGTGCTGGTGAAACAGTACGTAAGAAGCTAATGGAAAGTACAGAGCTTCATACGATCTTGCGCCTTCCGACTGGTATATTTTATGCCAACGGTGTGAAAGCAAACGTTTTATTCTTCGATAACAAACCTGCTCAAAAGGATGCTTGGACTAAAGATATTTGGATTTACGACTACCGTACCAATGTCCATCACACCTTGAAGAAAAAGCCAATGACGATGGATCATCTTGAAGACTTCGTTAAGTGCTACAACCCTGATAATCGTTATGATCGTACCGAAACGTGGAATGAAGAAACTAATCCAGATGGCCGCTGGCGCAAATACACTCATGAAGATGTACTAGCTCGCGATAAAACTAGTTTGGATATTTTCTGGCTGAAAGATAAATCACTAACTGATCTTGAAAATCTACCGGAGCCAGATGAGTTAGCAGAAGAAATTATCGAGAACATGGAAGCGGGATTGGATAGTTTCCGTCAGGTGCTTTCTGCTTTGAAATAG